The region gaaagacactcaactgctgaaccatcaGGCATCCCATCAAGTGTGACTTAGACAACCCATAGAAACCTACATAGGCTAAACAGAAAGAATGTTCTTACAAAAAAGCACACCTAAACACATAATACATAGACATTGGGATGTTTATTCTGATAGTTGATAATAACATGAGTCATTTTTACTCTCTTTCTGTACCAAGTATTCTTTACTTCCATACAGCATATCCACACTACTTCCTTGGTGTTATAGCTTATAGTCTCCTAACCCATTCTACTGTACTAACACAAGCCCCAGTTATTATGCCTATAACTTATCTCTTTCcctcaggaaggaaaaatatatttattgcttATGCACAATGTATTCAGAGTACTTTGAAATATGAATAGTACATAGAAGCAAATCTCTAGATATACATCGAACTTATTTAtccttgcttttccctctaaAGAAACATAGAGAAATGTTTAATGTTGATCGTTTAATTCATAGGAACCGCACAGTATACAATAAACTTAAGAAAAGgtattgcatatttttttccatatcctaTGTAGAGCATACTTTACATCTTTGTTCCTCAAGCTATAGATCAAGGGATTCAGCATGGGGATAATAAGGGTGTAAAATATGGACGCCACTTTATCAGTATCAAAGGAATGACTGGACTCAGGTTGcacatacataaatatcaaaGTCCCATAGAACACTGTGGCCACTGTCAGGTGGGACCCACAGGTGGAAAAAGCCTTGAGCCTACCCTCAGCTGAGTTCATCCTGACAATGGCTACCAGGATCAGCAGGTAAGACACAAGAActatcagaagggatgaaatcacatcaaaaactgagaaaatcaAAATCATCAATTCAATTTCATGTGTATTTGAGCAGAGCAAAGATAACAAGGGGAGACAGTCACAGTAGAAATGATTGACAACATTGTAGCCACAGAAGAATGAACTAAAGATCTTTATGGTGacaaaaagtgaaacaaatatgCTGTAGAGATAAGGGATTGCCACCAGCACCTGACACACCCTCTGTGACATGATGACAGGGTAGAGCAGAGGCTTACAGATGGCCATGTAGCGGTCGTAGGACATAGCTGTTAGAATAAAAAGTTCACTAATGATGAAGATCATGTAGAAAGCTCCCTGTGTGGCacataaataataagaaatcgtgttttcttccaaaaaaaaactTACTAACATTTTTGGTCCTATAGTTGTTGAATAACCCAGATCAGTGAAGGCCAGGTGtctgaggaagaagtacatgggtgtTTGTAGTCTGGCGTCCACCTTGGTGAGGATGATCATGCCCAGGTTGCCCACCACAGAGATCAAATAGATGATGAGGAAGATCCCAAATAGTGGAGCCTGCAGCTCAGGTTTGTCTGTGATTCCCATGAGAATGAACTCATTGAGCACCGTTAGATTGTGTTTTGCCATCCAGGTTTGTTGGAAAACCTATTCTGAATTGATAATCAGCATAGTAGATAGCTTTCATGTTATATTATCTGGTCTTGTTTTATCCTGAATACAAGTAAAATGGAAGTGTCAGGAGTCTAGGAGTGAGCTATATGAACATAACAGAAAAATACAGCATTGTTAAcattaaattataaacattttttctagaaaatacacTCACCTCATATAGGGCATTGCTGATAAGATTGTGGGCTTCTGATAATTTACCGGATACCCAAGTACACACATTCTTTTGTCAGAAATCCTGATGTTAAGAAAAACTGTTTTAAGCGAACAGAAGAAACAATGTGAACGCTGTTGAGGTGCAATGatgaaaggcaaaagaaaaaaaaaaaagactttgtgttctgtttttgtgtaagctaaggaaagaaagaagggcgTTCTCTCACCAGTTTGAGACATCAACTGGGAAAAGCTTCAAATTGCTTTTTTGTAGTTTCTATCTGTTTTGATGATCAGATCATTGTTATTTAAAGTTCtactttttgagaaaattatcTGTGCTGTCAGATTCCACTGGAAATTGAACATTGGAAATGGTACATTGTACCATTACTACAAAACAGGGCACTTAAACGTCTCCTAACCTCCAAATATTGTTTTTCACAACTCAGCACGAGGTGAAATTTCTCCTTTTGCTCattattaattagaaaaaaattactttggggcgcctgggtggctcagatggttaagcagctgctttccactcaggtcatgatcccagtgtcctgggatcaagccccacattgggctccctgctctgtggggaacctgcttctccctctccctctgcctactactctctttgcttgtgctctccctctctctgtcaaataaataaaatcgttttttaaaatttacctctAGAAGTTGATTTAAATAACCATCACAATGTTTTTGAGAAGGGAATGAGAAGAATCTAGTCACTAAATGCGGTTTTTAGATATCAGACACACTGATATCTAAACTGATATCTAAACTGAGTAGCAACAGTTACAAAATTCtttcatactttttgtttttttattccttaCTCTTTAGTTAGGCTTTATGGTCGCTTTGTTTGGTCTGTATTATTTATATGATCTAGTTTTACATGaaacatatatttacataagtAATATGGCCCTGACATTTCAAACATGCTAATAAGCATTACTTGAACAAGTAatgtgaagagaaaggagagcacTCTTACTGTGTCATGCATTATCACCAGGAGAATGCAGAAATGAATCAGAAATCCTAATAGGTTTCTATGCTTTGACATGGAATGAAAGTGTTACCTTGCAACTGTCAGCGAAAGTACATGGATATGGGTATAATACAGCACCACATGAAATATCTGTTTACCTGTGATGAAACTTCTGTCTTGGCTTCCCTGCATGCTTCATGATATGGTGATGTGAGATTAATTTATGGACTCTTGCTCACCCTCTGAGACTCTCCCTGAGGATATGCCAAGCAATCGCTTGATCATCCCTGAGGCATCTGAAAGCTTAACAGAATGCAAAGACTGGTGTTTATTAATTCTCTAGGACAATTTGTATTCACCAATGAGTTAGcgtttttttttattagtttgtgTACTACCTTCATACATCTTACTCTTGattaattctttttctccttgctttgatggttaattttatgtgtccacTTGACTAGGCTACGGTGCCCAGCTGTTTAGTCAAAAACTAGTTCAGATGTtgtcataaagatattttttacatATGATTAAGATTCAAATTAATGATCTTTCAGCATAGCCATGTAACTTCTGGAATataggtgggcctcatctaatcagttgaaagcCTTACAAAAGATGAGGTAtcctaaagacaaagaaattagGCTccagggcaacctgggtggctcagcggtttagcacctgccttcggcccagggcatgatcctggagacctgggatcgagtcccatgttgggctccctgcatggagcttgcttctccctctgcctgtgtctctgcctctctctttctctctctctttgtgtctctcatgaataaataaataaataaaatctaaaaaaaaaaaaaaaggtgaaaaaaaaaaagaaaaagaaattaggctCCAGactgaaatatagaaaatttacCTTAGTTTCCCCCTTTTGTACTCAAGACTGGAGTATCAGCTTTTGCAATGCTAAGATCCTTGTCATTCCCAACAATCATACATATTAATTTCTCAAAATCTCTCCGTCtctcaaatctattttttcatgttatatataactatatatgtactgataatttatattaaaatattttacagatgtaaaattatatatatatgtaatatatatataactgcttgtccctctccctctgctcctcccaccccaatctcaaataaataaataaaatcttaaaaaaaataaatgattaagtaAACTAAAAGTAATAAGATTTTGTGAATATCAGATGCTAtgtcttctcctttattttgaCTATATAGTGAGAAATTAGttactcttcttattttttttcacagtaaatTCTCATCATCTATTTTAGGTTTTCCCTTgaattttatttgtgtgtattagagttcaatatttcttgtttttccatAATGCCTAATACCCactccaattctttttttctcccttgtcaCCTGCTCTACTGTGCTTGACAAATATCttacaatattaatatattctgtgaaaatatagtattttatatgcatatgtttTGCTGTTATTTTGCTATAAATTATGTTGTTGCATTTTAAGCCACATTACACGTGATGTTTTCATgttgtgtttctttttgcttctttcctcattatagtcaataatatataatgaattttatGGATCTATTCTTTGTTGGTATTTTCTTGTCTCCAACCTTGGTTATCAGCAGCATGGAGTTCCTTGAAAAGCCCTGACTTGCTATGTTAATATGTTGGAAACAAAATTATCCATGGTATACATGTCACATATCTGTCTCTggatgcatgtgcatgtgtgcatgtgtttgttaATGTACATATAGATGCACCTACGTGTACGCGTATGACCACACATAAGCACCCACAAGCAGAAAGATTGCTTTGAAGGAGAAAACaattctttaaatcttttaagtTTTCCAGATTAGTTCTACCAATCTGGTAATATCCTCTTTCTGTAGCAAATATATGAGGTTCTTGGATCTTCACTTCTATGATAAGAGCCTGCATTATGTTCTCTCTTGTTAACtagataatactttttaaaaatattttatttatttatttagagggagtGAATGATcaggaaagaagaagaggagaaggagagagataatctcatgCAGACCACATGCTGCATGTAGAGTcttacatggggctcaatctcatgaccctgagatcatgacctgagctaaaatcaagagctggtcacttaaccaatggagccaacCTGACACCTCTCTTTAGTGGATAATACTTAACATGTTTTCTGTTACTGACTTTTCCCTTGGTTTTAGTTTGATCTCTTGGCATATTtagtaaagaagtaaaacaactTAAGTAggtatcattataaaataaatgcagatatgtaaataataaactgCACACatataaagtatacaatttgataggttttgacatatgtatgtgtgtgtatgtatatatatatatatatatttctatgtaatatttccattttacttcaTCCTACCCCATAATGTCTCAGacaaatttgaatttaattaaactttattattattattattttaaaagattttatttatttattcatgagagacacacacac is a window of Vulpes lagopus strain Blue_001 chromosome 11, ASM1834538v1, whole genome shotgun sequence DNA encoding:
- the LOC121472005 gene encoding olfactory receptor 8K3-like — encoded protein: MAKHNLTVLNEFILMGITDKPELQAPLFGIFLIIYLISVVGNLGMIILTKVDARLQTPMYFFLRHLAFTDLGYSTTIGPKMLVSFFLEENTISYYLCATQGAFYMIFIISELFILTAMSYDRYMAICKPLLYPVIMSQRVCQVLVAIPYLYSIFVSLFVTIKIFSSFFCGYNVVNHFYCDCLPLLSLLCSNTHEIELMILIFSVFDVISSLLIVLVSYLLILVAIVRMNSAEGRLKAFSTCGSHLTVATVFYGTLIFMYVQPESSHSFDTDKVASIFYTLIIPMLNPLIYSLRNKDVKYALHRIWKKICNTFS